The DNA window TTGCTCGCAATCACTGAAAGCTGCATTGGCCCCATtttctttttgatcttgataacttcaaattgatctttctctgcatctccattcatctgctttagccgattaggaGCAGGCCCCCCGAGTTCGATCATAGCAATACAATTTAACCGGCAGTACTAAAATATACTGCATAAAAGTTCATGTATTCTAGCCGATAGTCTTCTTCCGAGGAGCCGAGAGGAATTTATTGGCAGCGATATTACCCTATTCCAAACCTCACatacacatgtgaactttgaagtgtctaccatactatcttgggtggttgaggaatggaaTGGATTAGAATCCAATAACCCTCGCTTcccctgctcagaaaacttggaTTTTTGAAAGACTTTCAAATTAAAACACaactttgctcctcaaatgattctctcagatcgctcaatgtgtatagttcctcatcaaagcattgttttgtctcttctaatcctacttctaaaaagcttatgtggagttttaggtagggataaaacatgtagcgtacttacctcgcaaatatcatactcttagatcaagatgtgcatgtgcgtggaatatttggtggctaacctaattctactatgctctttgaaatatatttctctcttgtaGAATATTCTTTGCGAGAACATGGGTTATCTCTATtctcatttctttttctttttctccctttttttttactttggacctcttttgtgtccatcttttacattttgcataacccatgtcccTTTTTACAAtaacttttgagagaaatattatcgaGAACTTGGAACATTTATTCTGATAAAACctagcaaacatatttttgtcttctcccagtgtaggagcagaacattttgaggtggatgaaaaacatgtttttgcgtacttccagtatagaagcagcacatatatgtgaCGTGTATGTGATTTTGATCttaggagcatgataaatctctcaacaagagtcaacaagacttgacaaaactcaacaaagAGCAAGCAGCTTATATGAAAGGTTTTTaaatgagactaatatatggctgtggtaggaaattcaacattattgaggagacaagctattaattttgaatttttataagaaaatttccccaagtactttgcaaagaGAAGCAAGGTTTCTTCCATCATACCAtgtctcattcatcaactacttagatagcatgttTTTCCTATAATAGATTGTTCACAAGTAGTAAGAAAAGCGAGGAATAAAGAATATACGAACCAACCATAGAAAGGCATGTACCTCATATTTGCATGTATGCTCCTTCGTTCCGAGCCGATAAGTGCGCGCCTCTGTGTGGGTTCCATTTTTTTTATAACGATGTCGGCTGTTGCATCTGGAATGCTTGTATGCTACTACTGAAAATAATATTCTTAATCCTTCTTGACTTACGGCCAGTGGATACAAACATGTATAGATATCATCAGCTTAATTGAAGCCCCGTTGGAGTACACCTCGTATATACTGCTTGAAGTTGCCAAACAGTTAATCCATGTAGAATACCTTTCTTATCTCCATGTTAGATCTCTGTTCATGTTTCCATCTTTGTTTTCTTCACACATTGCACACCTGCACTTCATATGCCGTGCTCAGTAGCCAAGTAACAAGCAATATGTGTGTTATCGGCTTGTTAGGGGAGCAAGATCCTGAACCCCAAGGTTAGCAGCCGATTCTACTCCAGGATAGCCGATCTCCATGTGCCAGAGTTGGTCTGTTGGATTTCTCTGAGCAGAATATATAGCTAACTCCGGATGAGCCAAATCCTTAGATCAATAGATGAATTCCAATCAACAGTCTCTGGCAATCGTCATGGGAAGAGAATACCCGTGCTAGTACGATCGGCCCGTGCGGCGGCGACAAGATAATTAGAGCCGATATCTTCGTTGATCGGCCATTGGCTCAACTCCTTCACCATGAGCTTGAGCACTAGGTATGTAACATTTACTGCTCAGAACTATTCAGCCGATGGTGGGGTAATTAGAAAAGGATATCTCGGCCAATCGGCTATCTACTTCTGTTAGAAGCTGGTTCCAGATAAGTATGAGCCACGTTAATAGAGTCTACTCCTGTTCCGATCTGATTTTCATAGTGAGTCTACTGGAGAAGCCGATGATTATGGTACGATCAGGTTTATCTTGTACCATCACCATCGTCTTGGTAGAAGATGTTGAGTCGATCAGTGAGGCTTCTTACCTATTAAGGATCGGCTTTCATCAGAACTAGTAGCAACTCTTACTCCAACCAGCTTCGATGAAGTGAAGATGATTCTTGATGATCTTCAGGTCTTGAAATTTTGCTGGACATGTATATGCTTCTTTTTGTTTTGGCAGCAAAATTTGGCCGATAGTGGCTgcatcggctctacatagccGATTTTGCTTTTAGAGCACCCATGTCTCCAAGCTCTCCACGTCGCACACGGTTGTCTACTGTTGAGGCGCCTTTGCTAGCGGTAGCTCCTCCTGAGCCGGCCACGTCGCTTCTGCTAGGCCAGATGGCTCCATCACCTGATGTATTAGCTGAATTGGAAACTGAGCCGTTACTGGCCCCCCGAGCTTATAATCATAGCCTGCTGTCGAAGCACTCTTCGGCATTAAATCAACCGCTTCCACTTCCATCGGCTCTTTAAGGAATTCGTGGCTAATGATGAGGTGTGTTTCTCATGAGCCGATGAGATCATGGTGGACGATGCTGAGCCGATGAGGACCATCTTGTAGATACAGGATCGGCTCATTCTCATATCTTAGAACTACTCTGACTCCAGCCTCATATATTAAGACCTGATCGGAAGCCACTCTCGGTTCCAGCACCATGCCTATCCGGTATTGGCGATGTGCATGCACATGCGGTCGGCGACGTTGCTTGGTCTTCCTGGCTAAAAACTCGAGTTTTCCATCAAGATAGCAATCCCACAACTCACGTCAGCACAGGTGGATAGCCGATTCCAGAAATTCTATTTTGCAGCTTGCAGGCAGCACCAGAAAATCTATAGATTGTTatcattattatatatatatatatatatatatatatatatatatatatatatatatatatatatatatatatatatatatatatttatctggCAAATCATTGGCTTTACGCCCTTGTGGATCGGCTGCATGTAGACTCCATCCTTTGCCTTCCGCTGTATTATTTTCTCCAAAATTAAATCAGCTGATGGAGGTGAAAGATCAGCCTTCTTTTGACAGCCGATCCATACTTgctatttctttgccttctttatTAATTACGTGAGACTCAAAACGGATGCATGGTGGCTGGCTTCTTCCTTGCTTCCTTACGTCACGTTCCTATGTACATATAGCCAGCCATCTTGTCCTTCCTTGTATAAACATCGGCAATTTAAAAGAAACAGCCAGTCGTCTTCTAGTTAAGGAGCAAACAAATTTCAATTAACAGTTTCCGAAACATGCCACAAGAAGAGGAGACCCGTGTTGCCACGATCGGATTGTGCGGTGATGAGAGGAATACTTGGAGCcgacatcttctttgctatcggcTATCAGTTATCTGCATATGACTAGCCGATAACACTGATGCACAACTGTTCATTGGCTGAAAACATATTCAATAATCAAATATTCCGGCCAGCCTGCTAATGATATACTGTGGAGCTGGCCATTATTCCGTTTTCTAGATCAGTCAGCCTCTTGAATTTGAACAGCTTATTTCTATATTAGCTCCACGAAGAATGTGCTTGGTCGAACAACCGATGACAATAGCCAATGGAAGAAAACTCAATCTGATCTCAATGCAACCATCAGCTTGATGTTTTGAGTAGTTTGATGCCTACAGATATGACTTCTGTAGACGCCTGCATGCTCGGCTTCCAACCTTGCTTGCTTGCATCTACTCCATATTGGATTCGATTTAATAAAAGAATCAGTGCCCGACTCTAGTAAATAAACAAACCATATTTGCTTCTGGAGCAGAAATCCTTTGTATGACTTTCTTCTGAGCAACTAATCGACTTCACGAATTTTGAGAAGCATATACCATGCATGGACGTATACGCACTTGCTAGCTTCTTCCATATATGTCAACatgtatatatgcatgcatggcaCTGTAATGTGTTAGCTCCTTCCTTTTGACTGACGTGAAGTGCTATCCTCACAGCCGATTCCATTTTAGGAAGCGATCGGCTCTCGTCGGTTTGGGAAGCAAATATGTAGTTAGCAGGACCCGTGTTTTGTATTCAACAACACCGTGTTGTTGCCGTGAGCATGGTGGCTTGGACATATCAACATGAGCTCGGTCATCTTCTCAATCCAGCAATCCACCGGCTTTATGCTCTGGCCGATTGGCTTCTGTTGGCGTCATCAGCCCAAATACTTCGTTTTGGTAAGATAACTGTTTCCTGGACCGATGAGGATAGTAGTAGATTGATGACAACTGCAGCCTTGCTAACATATAATTAAATATTCCAGCCACCATGCAAAACATGTATGAATCATCCTTATTTCCAACGTCGCCTTCCGTGCATATGTATTCTTTCCTTAATTTCTTGACTAATACATCCCAAGCATGTACATGCAGCAGATGTGTAGCTCTTGATCTCCGACCTATCCACATCAATTTTCTTGCTCACGTGATGACCTCTGGATGCCTTTCCTGTGTTTTTCACCATGCAGGTTCCCATGTGCTGCTAGTCTTCTCCATGATGCATGTCCAGTTTCAGCATCTGCCTTCAGATCGGTGCTTTAGATACTCAGCCGATGCAAATATGAATTGGGTGTCAATCTTGAAACGATGAATGCAATCTTCTGGCCAGACACAACTGCGATCAAAATAATTGTGATGAACCCACCCTTTTCTCAGCCGATGCTTCCAAGAATTGGCTGATATGTTCAACTCTGATTTGGCAACACATCCAATACTTGATTTCCTTTCTTCTCCCGTGAGTAAATAATCATGTGGCATCTGGACTCCTTTTCCCTAAACACTGCACCTCCGTGATCAAGGCACATAACCTCTGGTATGTGTCAGTCATCTGGCCTATCCCTTGTTTGTTTTATGATGATGAATTAACATGCAACATCTTGATGATGGCCGAATAAATGCTAATATCGGCCTCTGACTTCTAATCAAACGATTGTGGTTCCACCGGACGTGCCAGAAACaagtgtcgacacaaaattttcgtCTCTGTGCCGAGgtcacacgtagcaagccggaagggtccgctcaatggagcagatccgcctagcttcagcgcaagggtggtcgatcctgcgcaatcctcccgagacgtgctagtcaatttgactctgcaattgacaaggagagaaagctcatcagtaattaagggtggaacgtgccggttttgccagacagtcccgaatgtgtggctctgagagccgatatgagagcatattcacaagaatgaatcggttaaagctcatgtggttgtataagaagaatcggttgtcattcaggataaatgttactTAAGTAAATATTAATCAatagcaataagatatcaacagtgattggtttgtactgagccaatgattattagtaaccgaactcctctttatataaagaaacaattcaacatcactaaaccatttaataaagataaatctaatgaacatgttagatctcatctatcgccatgaccagtggggcatgaggcagaatcatgcaggccgtagaaacaacaaaagagtcgacgaccctaactcattactaatatcagtggggcacgaggcagaatcatgcaggccgtaatacaataacaagatcatggggctaacatatctttcaacttatctctacttcgatgatctcgtaatgtgaacagttcatgaaagcattcgatatcggctaaacagccgatttaggcatagcgcacagttaaggtcatgcctccttaggaacgggtctaccaaccaacgatccccactccacggtgccaacagtggggtgagaggcagaatctcaCATGctgtgatgatgggccatggaacggttttcattaactaatagatctactcgagatcgaacatgccttaaccacacgctatgcacgattaagattgacgcaaaacagccgataaaaacataactcatcgtttaagatgtagatcagatcagttttagattagcaaacgatgagttaaacaagatatgaggccgatccagatcaatctcaatcggacagagtgatattgatgtaattagataaacaatgaaagcaataagtaatatcggtaacttaatgaatctaccaaagactgccatactaagatagagccgataacttgacattgatctaattcaagcagtggggtgtgaggcagaatcacacatgccatacttgaattagagaagagtcgataactagcctataccagagtcgcagtgggggtcgaccggatcgatgtagccatatgaacagtataaaccatgacggtacttatagacaagcagtggagatcgaccgaatcgatgcagccgtacttgctgaagaactcgtcgagatctactctactcctactcctaaggggtggccagagccgaaaaaaataATTGACTTATATTTGATTAGTTGATGATTTACAATGTGCCGTAaccctttatatttatagggCCGCTGGACTTCGTGTAAAGGACTAGAGTAGCCGAACAAAACAAATCTAATCTAAGTCGGTTGACTCTCACAAGTACATGTCCTAGACTTGTTTGGCCCAATAACTGGTCACGTTATGCACGTGGCCAGCTAACTACGTGACCGCGTTTACGTGTCTTGCATCCATACACCACGTCCAGATGGATATCTGCCTTGGTAATTTCCTTCGCGGTCTCCTATTCTCCAGCTGCCCTGATCGACATGTTGACGTACTCCGTACGTGATAATCTTTCTATTTTTCCTCACATAAAAAAGTGTCTTTCTATTTCCTTGTGCAGCCGGCCAAACAATATTAAAAATATTTCTCCTTGACGTGGCCAAATATGTTAATTGGCCATACTTAGCTAAAATGCAAGTATAGTGATTACGTATACGAGTATATCTCCTTTGCTTTATTCTCGCCAGCAACCACGTCGAACTGCTCCATGCTAGATTCCGGTCCATATTTCCCTCTTTCTCCATATCCGAATATGCAAGTAAAATCAAGTTGCCATTCATGCGCCAAACAGCTAGCTGCCGAGAGATGGTTTGCCTTGTATCGGCTCTACATCATCAGATCTTTTCCTTACTCGGCAATGAGATGATTTAGTTTAAGCAATCTTTTGGCTTTCCTTGCTTTTTCCTTATCTTCGCATGGGGCAGTCCGGGACGTGATGTATCTCAATACATTAAATAATATTTCACGgccggctcataaatatcccGTAATTAGGAGATTTTCTTGCTTCGATCTCTTCTTTTCAGgataagcttatcaaattttggtgtaaacagagacGTTAGCTAAGCAGGCAACGCCTCCAGTGTCCATTCGGCAACCTTCAGAGCTTGGACAGATACTTTCTAGGCTAGTTGTCGGTCAGAAAGAAAACTAGTAGCGTATGGAACGATAAGAGAGGTGTTTGAAAGCAAGTATTGATAAGCAAGCGGAGGGTGTGGACCTTCTCAAAGAGCAGATGAGCCAGCAATCATTTGCTTTTTGTGAGACCATCAACCAACAAGGCCAAAAAATTGACCTGATGTCCAATGTGTTCACCGGTTGCTTTAATCAACTGTACAATGCCACATGGGTTAAGGCCCCTAACTTTCAGACACTTTAGTTGCAATGTGGTAGTCAGGTCAACCCCATTGCTGGTTATTTGACTAGTCCTAATAATACAACTATCGACACAGAGTTACCCATTGCGATGATGCTACATAAGCAGAGTTCAGCTTCAGATCCTGATCAGGCcagtgatccaccttcttcaccccCTCAGGTCGAGGTTCAAGTCACCATGGAGGCACATACAGAGCCTCTCAGGGCTTCTCCAACGCCCGAGATACCTGAGCCAGCTTTAGGTTCTAATGAGgcaggtgatccaccttcttcgccCCTTCAGGTCAAGGTACAAGCTACCACGGGGACACATACAGAGCCTCTCGGGGCTTCTCCAACGAACGAGATGCCTAAACCTGCTAATGCTAGTATTACTACAATCGAACATAAGCAGAGTTTAACTTCAGCTCATGAGGCAGCTGATCGACCTTATCTACCCAATCAGGTTGAGGGGCCAGATACTACGTGCGACGCCATAGGGGCACATACAGAGCCTCCCAGGGCTTCCCCAACAATCGCGGAGCCTGATACGACCACCGAGCCTACTAATCCTAGCATTAATAGAGCTGAGTCGACCCTAGGGTCTGACACTACTACTTCAGTTCAGTAGACCGGAGAGTCCACCATTCGTTCAGGTAACCACTTCACTGAGCATGATGAGACATCGGATTCGGATGATGAGATTTTAGCATACTCACCAGGTGAGATGCACTCACTAGGCGAGTTCGACCTCAACGGCACCGTCATGACTTCGATGCCTGCTTTATCGTCGTCATCACCACATCCTTCAGATGCATAGTCACCTTGATTCCCTGCCAATGAAGGGATGTAGAAGAGATTGGTCATAGTTCGACAGTTTAAGGGAGGGATGCGATAGAAGGTGAGGGAACAAAGGCATCGAAAGTTGGATTTAgaatgattcttgatgtaataattgaagtcttgcttatgacacaatgtctattttatggttctGTAATAAGTTGTATATGTTGAACCCTTTTTATCACTATATTGCCAtgtaggcatcaaaatttggatttaaaacgattcttgatgtaataattgaagtcctgcttatgacacaatgtctattttatagttctataataagttgtacatgttgaaccatttttatcactatgttgccactgtaaattaaacctaacatTTAAGTGCGATATGAGCGACATCTATCTAGTCTGACTACCTTGTTGCAACTCAAGCCGTTGCTCTTAAGAGAGAACTACAGGGTTGAACAACCCCAATGCAAATCGAGGAGTCCCCCAGACACGAAATCTATTGTCCAACACGTTACAATCATAGAGTAGGGGACTTTCTTTCATGCGTAATCAAATCTTATCTGCACATTGagaaaagagtaatagatattgtccgGCGTGTTACAATTGCATAACATTGGACTTTCTCGTGTGTGCATTCAGAAAAaagtaatacacattgtgccgACGATTAACATGTACAATGCCTGACATAGGTGGAAGCGTTCAGAACAGAAATATGCGAAGTTACTAAGTTACCGACGGTGTTTCATAAGAGGGAAGGAAGCTTTCCTAGAACCTAACTCCCTTTCGAGAGGGGAGGTAGGATCTGGCCCATGACCTTCTAATCACCTCATTTGAGCATGTTGGCTGCACAAGCTGATCGCATCCAAGCATAAGAAGCAAACACCGTGAAAGACAAAGCGACGCGCATAAGTTGTTCTTCGAATTAAAGTAACAAACTAGCCTCTCATTTAGATTGGaatgaccctagatacaatctacaGCTCAAAGAAGGCAGCGAGGACAATGTCTCCCTCATGCGTGGCCGCCACGATGGCCACTACGGTGGTGATAAAATAACCAGTGAGCTCTTTCGTCTCCTCATCGGTGCCAACTGGAAAGCCAGGTTCAAGTAGGAAGAGATCATGGCCGGAACGAAGCTACACCGCGGTCAGGGCTAAGGCAGCCCCATGGTGCACCCTGCTAAGGGCCACTGTCCTAACCTGAGCTGGCATGGCCCGTAGACGGTCCTCAAGCAGGACGCCCCCTGCGTTCACGTCGTTGACGGTGATGAGGGCCACCTCTTGAAGAGCAGCCAACTCCTCCTCCAGATCTGACAACACtaaaaatcatcaaaacaaggcCAT is part of the Miscanthus floridulus cultivar M001 chromosome 9, ASM1932011v1, whole genome shotgun sequence genome and encodes:
- the LOC136480172 gene encoding uncharacterized protein, whose protein sequence is MMLHKQSSASDPDQASDPPSSPPQVEVQVTMEAHTEPLRASPTPEIPEPALGSNEAGDPPSSPLQVKVQATTGTHTEPLGASPTNEMPKPANASITTIEHKQSLTSAHEAADRPYLPNQVEGPDTTCDAIGAHTEPPRASPTIAEPDTTTEPTNPSINRAESTLGSDTTTSVQ